GACCGCCTCGATGCGCCGGACCCCGGCGGCCACCGCACCCTCGGAGAGGATATGGAAGAGACCGATCTCGGCGGTGTTCCGCACGTGCGTCCCGCCGCACAGTTCCCGGCTCACCTCCGGGACGGTCACCATCCGGACGATGTCCGCGTACTTCTCCCCGAAGAACGCCATCGCGCCCGCCGCCACCGCCTGTTCGTACGGCAGGGACTCCCACGTGACGGGCCGCGGGGAGAAGACGACCCGGTTCACCTCTTCCTCGACCGCGGAAAGCGTTTCGGGAGAAAGCGCCTCGAAGTGGGAAAAGTCGAACCGGAGCTTGTCGGGCCCGACGTACGAACCGGCCTGCTTCACGTGGGTGCCCAGGATCTTCCGCAGCGCCGCCTGGAGCAGGTGGGTCGCCGTGTGGTTCCCCTGCGTGAGCCGTCGGGACGTCTCGTCCACCCGGAGCCGCGCCCCCTGCCCCTCCCGGAGCGTCCCTGAAAGGACCTCGACCCGGTGGATCACCTGGCCGGCGGACACCTTGCGGGTGTCCTGTACCCGGAGGGTGAAGTCGTCCCCCTGGACGTCGCCGGTGTCCCCCGCCTGGCCGCCGGACTCCCCGTAGAAGGGCGTCACGTCGGTCACCAGCTCCGCTTCCTCGCCCGACGCCGCGGAGGCGACCCGCGCGCCCTGGCGGAAGACCGCCACGACGCGGGCATCCGATTCCATCCGCTCGTACCCGACGAAGTCGACGGAGATTCCCGCGCGGGAGAGTTCGCCGGCCACGGCGTCCTGCGTGCCGATCTCGCCGCCTTTCCAGGAGACCCTGGACTGGGTGCGCTGCTTCTCCATCTCCTTCTCGAACCCCGCCGAATCGAGGGCGACCCCCCGCTCCCGGCACAGGTCCGCGGTGAGGTCCACCGGGAACCCGTACGTGTCGTAGAGCCTGAAGGCGACCTCGCCGGGGAAGACCTTTCCGCCCGCGGACATGCGGGAGAACTCCTCCTCGACCATCCGCAGGCCCGCGTCGAGCGTTTCGAGGAATCGCCGCTCCTCCTGGAACGCCACCGTGTCGACGAACGACGCGCTCTGGGCGAGGCCGGGGTACGCCTCCCGGAACTCCTCGACCACGATCCCCGCGACCCGGTGGAGGAAGGGGCCGTCGAACCCGAGCTTCTTCCCGTGGCGCAGCGCCCGGCGCATGATCCGGCGCAGCACGTACCCGCGCCCCTCGTTGGAGGGGACGATCCCGTCGGCGATGAGGAAGGCGGTGGCCCGCGCGTGGTCGGCGACGACCCGCATCGCCGCGTCGAGGGCCGGGGACTTGCCGACGGGCACGCCGCACAGCCGGGAGATCCCGTCGAGGATCGGCCGGAACAGGTCCGTGTCGTAGTTGCTGGTCACCCCCTGCGCCACGGCGGCAAGCCGCTCGAGCCCCATCCCGGTGTCGATGCTCGGCTTCGGCAGCGCAGTCCGCGTCCCCGATTCGTCCTGGTTGAACTGCATGAACACGAGGTTCCAGATCTCGAGAAACCGGTCGCAGTCGCACCCCACGGCGCACCCGGGGCGGCCGCACCCGACTCCCTCCCCCTGGTCGTAGAGGATTTCGGAGCAGGGACCGCACGGCCCCGTGGCGCCCATCGACCAGAAGTTGTCCTTCTCGTCGAACCGGACGATCCGCGAGGCGGGGATCCCCATCGTCTTGTGCCAGAGGTCGTACGCCTCGTCATCCTCGCGGAAGACGGAGACGGTCATCCGCGCGCCGTCGAGGCCGACCTCCCGGGTAAGGAAGTCCCACCCGAAGAAGATCGCCTCCTTCTTGAAGTAGTCGCCGAACGAGAAGTTCCCGAGCATCTCGAAGAACGTGTGGTGCCGCGCCGTGTAGCCCACGTTCTCGAGGTCGTTGTGCTTGCC
This genomic interval from Deltaproteobacteria bacterium contains the following:
- the alaS gene encoding alanine--tRNA ligase, which translates into the protein MTGAQLRSAFLDYFGKNGHKILPSASLVPGNDPTLLFTNAGMVQFKEYFLGLSTADWKRATTAQRCLRVSGKHNDLENVGYTARHHTFFEMLGNFSFGDYFKKEAIFFGWDFLTREVGLDGARMTVSVFREDDEAYDLWHKTMGIPASRIVRFDEKDNFWSMGATGPCGPCSEILYDQGEGVGCGRPGCAVGCDCDRFLEIWNLVFMQFNQDESGTRTALPKPSIDTGMGLERLAAVAQGVTSNYDTDLFRPILDGISRLCGVPVGKSPALDAAMRVVADHARATAFLIADGIVPSNEGRGYVLRRIMRRALRHGKKLGFDGPFLHRVAGIVVEEFREAYPGLAQSASFVDTVAFQEERRFLETLDAGLRMVEEEFSRMSAGGKVFPGEVAFRLYDTYGFPVDLTADLCRERGVALDSAGFEKEMEKQRTQSRVSWKGGEIGTQDAVAGELSRAGISVDFVGYERMESDARVVAVFRQGARVASAASGEEAELVTDVTPFYGESGGQAGDTGDVQGDDFTLRVQDTRKVSAGQVIHRVEVLSGTLREGQGARLRVDETSRRLTQGNHTATHLLQAALRKILGTHVKQAGSYVGPDKLRFDFSHFEALSPETLSAVEEEVNRVVFSPRPVTWESLPYEQAVAAGAMAFFGEKYADIVRMVTVPEVSRELCGGTHVRNTAEIGLFHILSEGAVAAGVRRIEAVTGLPAWRCLREEAGTLHGVARELKVATPEVPERVRKLSAQIKVLEKTLQEARRRSSRDLVGEILSFASEVAGIRRVSAEVEAMDAAALRDLADAVKGKLSSGILLLGAREGERCHLVAGVTPDLTGRFSASDIVRKAAALVGGGGGGRKDMAQAGGSRVGNLPEALASISTWE